GTCGAGCGCACCGACGACGCGCTGATCGTCCGCGCCTCGGTCCCAGGGTTCGACCCCGACGAGGTGACGGTCACGGTCGACCAGGGGGTGCTGACCATCGAGGCCCAGCACCAGCAGGAGGACGAGAAGAGAGAGCAGAACTTCGTCCGCAGGGAGCGGTTCGTCGGGCGCATGTACCGCCAGATCGCGCTTCCCCAGGAGGTGAAGGGCGATCAGACTCGCGCGGAGTTCAGCAACGGCGTGCTGACCGTGACCATCCCGCTCGAGCAGAAGTCCGAGCCGAGGAGGATCCCGGTCCAGCCGGCCGGGGAGGCCGCGGCGTCACCGGCGCCCGCGTCGCAGGAGGCCGCGCCGGCCCAGGGCTGACGGGATCGTCGAGGCGGCGGCTCCCCACCTCGGGATGCCGCCGCCACGTGGTCACAGAGGAGCACGCACCATGGCACAGCTGGCGACCCAGTCCCAGGCCTCCCTGCCGCCCGCCGGGACCTGGGCGATCGACCCCTCGCATTCCTCGATCGAATTCTCGGTGCGCCATCTGATGGCGGCGAGGGTCCGCGGGCACTTCACCCGGTTCTCGGGCACGGTGGTGGTGGGGGAGACCCTCGAGGAGTCCTCGGTCGCCGCGGAGATCGACGCCGCGAGCATCGACACCCGCTCGCCGGACCGCGACGCGCACCTGCGCTCCGCCGACTTCCTCGACGTCGAGCACCACCCCACGCTCACCTTCCGGAGCACCGCGCTGCGCCACGCCGGCGGTCAGGAGTGGCGCATCGACGGGGAGCTCACCATCCGCGGGATCACCCGGCCGGTGACCCTCGACGCGACGTACCACGGCAGCATGCGCGATCCCTGGGGCAACGAGCGCCTCGGCGCGCACGCCACCACCACCATCGACCGCGATGAGTACGGCCTCACCTGGAACCAGCCGCTCGAGACCGGCGGCCTGCTGCTCGGAAAGAAGGTCGAGATCGAGATCGATGTCGAGGCGGTCCGCAGCTGAGGAGCGTGGCCATGGAAGAACGGCACATCGACAGCGGCCACGCCCGCCTCGGCCGTGGACGTGCGAGCGGCGCGGCGCGCGAGGTCGCGAAGCCGCGCTGGCATGAGGGCGTCGATTCCGGCGGGGCGCTGAAGGAGGGGATCGCGGTTCCCTTCGGCACCCGGCTTCGCGCCGTCGACGGCTCGGCGCTCGGCCGCATCGAGAGGATCGGAGTCGATCCCTTCGGTGCCGTCAATGCCTTCCTCACCCCCACGAGCATGTACCCCGCGGCGGCGATGCGGTCGGCGTCGGAGGCGACGCGCACCGTCGTGGTCGATCCCACCGAGCGCCGCCGCGTCGTCGTCGTCCGCGAGCTCGGACGTGCGACCAGGCTGTGGTCGACCGACGACGTGGAGTTCAGGCTGTCGGGGATCCGCCTGCCCATCGATGCCCGCCGGCCGGCGAGCGTCATCGTCCGTCCGCGTCCGTGGGGGGAGAGGCGCGAGCTCCAGTGGAGCACGGTCTTCGTCGACGGTGGCGGGCTCCCGGTGGCGATGTACTGCCGCAGGCGGCCCGGCTGATCCTGCGTCTCGATGACCACCGGCCACTGCTTGCCTCGGCCCATCCACTGTGCCAGTCTGCCGGGACGCTCAGCCGGTGCGGACGACGTACACCCCGCAGGGTGCGAGGCGGACGACGCTGCCGGCGATGCTGCCGACCACCAGGCGGCGGGGGCCGCGCACCCCCCTGCTCCCGACCACGATCAGGTCCGCGACCTCCTCCTCCGCGATCGCGAGCAGCACCTGCACCGGGTCGCCGCGCCGGGCGTGGGTGACGACGTCGACCCCGGCGGCCCGGATCGGCGCCGCCACCCTGGCCAGTGTTGCCTCGGCATCGTGCGCGGTGGTCACCTGCCAGCCCAGGTCGGAGAGGCTGTCGGGCACCGAGCGCAGATCCTCGGGAGGGCCGGCACCGCCACCGAGCCCATGGGCGCTGACGAGATGGAGGCGCGAGCCGAAGCGCGACGCCAGGGTTACCGCCTGCCGGACCGCCAGCTCCGCGGTGGCCGAGCCGTCGGTGCCGGCCAGGATCGTGCGCAGCTCTCCGCCGGACGGCCGCGACACCGCGTCGGCCCGGGCGCGGGGCTGCGCCGACGCGACCGCGTGCCGCACCGCCCCGCCGACGAAGACCAGCGAGCCGGCCGCGGTCTCGCGGAGCAGCCGGTTCAGGTCCCGGCCGATGCCGCGGCGCGCGGGCAGCTCGACCCGGAGCTCGAGATGGGGCCCATCGCGAGCCGACTCGCTGTCGCCGAGCCCGCGGATGACCCGGATCGCCCGCGGGTTGTCGGCCATCACCACGGCGCTGAAGCGCCGGACCCCCTCGTGGCGCGCCCTCCACGCGAGGCGTTCGAGCAGCACCCGTCCCAGGCCGCGCCCGTGCCACTCGTCGACCACCGCCACCGCCACCTCGGCGATCTCCGCGTCCTCGGCGGAGCGGATGTAGCGAGCGACCCCGACGGTCTGGTCGCCGTCGAGCGCGATCAGCGCCTCGTGGTCGTGATGGTCGACCTCGGTGAAGTAGGCGAGCATCGCATCGCTGATCTGGGGCATCGCGGCGAAGAAGCGCCGGTACCGCGACTCCGGACTCAGGCGGTGGAAGGTGGCGCGCAGCCCGTCCTTGTCATCCGGGTCGATCGGGCGAACCCGCACCGTCGACCCGTCGCGAAGCCGGACCGTCCGAACCCTGCGGCCTGTCATCGCCACCTCGCGGCAGGCTAGCACGGAGGCCCGGATCCGCCGCTCCGAGGTGCGCTCAGCCGGTCACTCCCGCGGCGGTCGCCGCGAGCTCGATCGGCGCCAGGTCCTCCACGTTGCAGATTCTCATGGTCACGCCGTCGGCGCCCGCGTCGATGAGCTCCTGCAGCCGCGCCGCCAGCTGGTCGGGGGTTCCCGAGATCAGCTGGCGTGCGAGCTGGTCGGCGTCGAGCCCGCGGAGCATCGGCGGGGGAGAGGCGGCCAGCGACTCCAGGCGCCGGCGCACCCCGGCGGCGGTCTCGTCGATCACCACGGTGCCGGCGTGGGCGGTCTTCACGATCTCCGCGATGTCCCGGCCCTCGGCCTCGCAGTGCTCGGCGAGCACCTCCATCTTGTGCCGCACCGTGGCCGCGTCACCGATGACGTTGCACATGTCCGCGTGGCGTGCCACCAGTCGCAGGGTGCGCCGCTCCCCGTTCCCGCCGATGAGAATCGGCACCCGTTCGCGCACCGGCCGCGGGATGTTGTGCGCACCATCGACCCGGTAGTGGCGGCCCTCGAACGAGGACGTCGGCGAGTCGAACATCGAGCGGCAGATCCGCACCGCCTCCTCGAGCCGGTCCAGCCGCTCGCCGATGGGCGGGAACTCGAAGCCGTAGGCGCGGCTCTCGTCGTCGTTCCACGCGGCGCCGATGCCGAGGATGGCACGACCTGCCGAGATGACGTCCAGGGTGGTCACGGTCTTCGCCAGGTGCGCGGGGTTGTGGTAGATGACCCCGGTCACCAGGGTCAGCAGCTGGAGGCGCTCGGTGCGCGCGGCGAGGCCGCCCAGGGTGGTGTCGGGACGTGCAGGCCGAGGAAACGCATGGTCACTCCTTGAGTCGGGGAGTCGGGCGGTCCTGGGGTCACGGTAGGACCTGGAGCGCGCTCGACGTCAAGCGACGCTGACGGTTGTGGTGCCGGCCGCCATCCGCGGCGGCGGATCGATGGGCGTTCGCGATCGGTGCGGCGCGCTCGCCGGGCTACAACCACGTCGAGGCCGATGCACACCACCCAGCCACACGACCCGCCCGCCGACGACTCCGACGGCCCGGCCCCCGAGGCCGCGGCGCCACCCTCGCCGCTCGCGGTCGTGGAGGGAACCGGCCCGCCCCGGGTGCGCCCGCGGACCAGGCCCTCGCGGCCGCTGTCGTTCGTCCCCATCCCCGAGAATGGCGCGACGGCGGCACCCGCGGCCGCCCTGCCCGGGACCGCCCGGCTCCGCTTCGTCCCGATGGACGCGTCCGGCGACGCCGAGATGGGCGCCGAGGCGACGGTGCTCCCGCTGCGGCCGGCGGGGTGGTCGGAGCGGGAGCCGGGGTGGCGGGGCCGGGCCGCGGTGGAGACCGATGCCGTCGTCACCGGAACCGCGGCAGCCGTGGCGGGGCCGGGACGGCCGGGGCGGACCCGCGTCGTGGTGGCTGGCACGATCTCGCTGATCGTGGTCCTCTGCACCACGGCGCTGCTCCGTCACCTGGTGGAGCGGCCCACCGGCGCGCCGGTTCAGCCCGCGGTCGCCTCGGCGGCGCAGGCGGCGGCGCCGGCGCCTGCCCGTGCCACCGGATCGCCGGAGGCGTCGCAGGCCACCGGGGCGGCCTCCACCCCGGCGCCGCCGCCCCCGACGGCGGCGCCCGCACCGGGCGCCGCACTCCTGTCGACCCCGGCGCCCGCCGCGCCTCGTCCCACGCCGCCGCCGGCGCCGTCGCCCCGGCCCACCCCGGCCACCCCGACCCCCAGCCCGACCGGAGCGCCCTCGGCGACGCCGGCGCCCCCGCCGCCGTCCTGGGAGTACAGCGGCAGCACCGGGGTCACCAACGCCTGCCACGGCGGCGCCGTGGAGTTCGGCGGCTGCACCTACACCATCACGGTGACGGCCGGCGGCGGCGGCACCCTGTCCGCGGTCGTCGCCGGCGACACCTCGTCCTCTCTGAAGCTGAAGATCCGCGACGCCGCCGGCCACAGCCTCGCAACCCGGTACGTCCAGCCCGGGCAGGCGTCGCTGGTCCTGGCGGTCCGGCCCGGCACCTACCGGGTGACCGTCCAGGAGCTCAGGTCGGCGACCTCGTCGTTCTCGCTGGTGGTGTCCGTCTCCTGAGGCCGCCTACATGGCGGTGGCCATCTCCCTGGCGGCGAGCGCCTCGCAGCAGGTCCCGACGATCAGACGGGTGACCACGTACGGGTCCATGTTGGCGTTGGGCCGCCGGTCCTCGATGTAGCCGCGGCCCTCGCCGGCCACCTGCCAGGGGATGCGGACCGAGGCGCCACGATCGCTGACCCCGTACGAGAACGCGTTCCACGGAGCCGTCTCGTGCTGGCCGGTGAGCCGCTCCTCGATGCCGTGGCCGTAGGACCTCACGTGCTCCAGCGGATTGGCCGCGAGCGCCTCGCAGGCGGTGATGACGGCGTCGTACGTCTCGCGCATCGAGAGGGTGCTGAAGTTGGTGTGGGCTCCGGCTCCGTTCCAGTCCCCGGGCATCGGCTTGGAGTCGATGCTGAAGACGACGCCGTGGTCCTCGGCGATGCGGTGGAGCAGCCAGCGGGCCAGCCAGAGGTGGTCGCTGACCTCGAGCGGAGCCACCGGACCGATCTGGAACTCCCACTGTCCGGGCATGACCTCGGCGTTGGTGCCGCAGATGGCGAGCCCGGCCTCGATGCAGGCGGTGGCGTGGTCCTCGCTGATCCTGCGGCCGAACGAGAGCCCTGCGCCGACGCTGCAGTAGTACGGGCCCTGCGGAGCGGGGAACCCGCCCTCGGGGAAGCCGAGCGGCCTGCCGTCCTTGAACAGCGTGTACTCCTGCTCGATGCCGAAGATCGGCTGCTGGCTCTCGTATCTGGCCACGACCTCACGCAGCAGCGCCCGGGTGTTGGTGGGATGCGGGGTCATGTCGGTGAGCAGCACCTCGCACATCACCAGGATGTTGCTCCCGCCCCGGATGGGGTCGGCGACGATGCACACCGGCTGGAGCACGCAGTCGCTCGCCCTGCCGGGAGCCTGGTTGGTGCTCGAGCCGTCGAAACCCCAGATGCCCGGCTGCGCGCCGTCGGGGAGGATCTTCATCTTCGAGCGAAGCTGTGCCGTGGGCTGGGTTCCGTCGATCCAGATGTACTCGGCTTTGTAGGTCATGACCCGAGCGTAGGAGACGGATGGGGCATCCGACACGTTCGGTGAGCATGAAGTCCCGGCCCCTCTTCCTGTGCACACGACGCGATGCAGGCCGTGCCTCGGCCAGGACCGGGTTGTCATCAATATTACGAATCAGTTAGGATCGGCCGCCCCAGGCCGCCGGCGGCACCGACGACCGCGAACCTCCCCGAGCCGGATCTGCTCTCCCGTCGCATGAGAGGGCGGTCGGTGGGCTCCCATGGCGTGCCAATGAGCCATGGTGAGCCACCGGCGCCTGCGACGGACGCAGGCCGGCTCGTTTCGCTCCGGGGACCGGCCGCCCGCTCACCTGCCTGCGTACGGTCGCGCGCGACTGCGCCGTCCCGGTCTGACGGCGGAGGCCCGTTCGCGCGGGGCCTCCGCCGCCACCGCTCAGGCCGGGAGCGACTCGCCGGTCTCGAGCAGCGTCTTGAGACCGCTGAGCACCCAGGCCCAGCCACCGCCCGCGCCCTGCTGCTCGTGGGCCCCGGCGACCAGCGACGCCATCTGCGGCGCGCCCTGGAGATCGTGGGTCACCGTCAGCCTGGTGACGCCGTCCCTGACCTCGCGGATCTCGTAGGTGAGGCGGGTGAACCCCTCCGCCGCGAGACCGGGCTCCATCAGCATGCGCCAGGTCTGGACGAGCCGGTGGGGCGGGTCCGACTCCACGACCTCGCCGTCCATACCCACCTCGGGCGCGCCCATCTCCCGCATCTCGGCGGTCGTCAGCCAGCGGTAGCCGCCGCCCGGTCGCAGGTCGAACTCCGAAGATCCGCCATAGCCGTACCGCTCCGTCCACTCGGGCTTGGTGATCGCGTCCCAGATCGCCTGCGGCGTCGCCCGGATGTACACGCGGTAGACCTGGGTGGTCACGTCCGTCTCGGTCGTCGGGGTCATGCGTTCTCCTTCTCCAGCTCGTTCTTGAGCTCGACGAGGGCCGACACGCGGCCCTCGGTGTACTTGTCGATCCACCGGTCGTGGATCAGGCGGATCGGCACCGGGTTGAGGAAGTGCAGCTTCTCCCTGCCCGACCGGCGGGCGACGACGAGGCCGGCGTCCTCGAGGAGGCGCAGGTGTTTCATGACCCCGAAGCGCGTCATCTCCAGCTCCGACTCCAGCTCCGTGAGCGTGCGGCCGTCACGCGTGAAGAGGAGGTCGAGCAGGAAGCGGCGCGTGGGGTCGGCGAGCGCCTTGAACACCCGGTCGTCGTCGGTCATGGGCTCATCATACGTGACCATATGGTCACGTGTCAAGACGTTGCCCCGCCTGCGCCGAGCTCCTCACCGGAGCGGCGCGCTCAGGCCGCCACCTCCACCGCGGCCGCCGGCACCGCCTCGATCACGGGCGGGGCGGGCAGCGTCTCGTAGCTCTCCGCGTCGAAGTGGCGCACCAGCCTGCGGAAGCGGAAGCTGAAGTCGGGCCAGAGCGTGGTGTTCCTGCCATTGCCGTCCAGATACCAGCTGGCGCAGCCGCCCGCGGTCCACACCGTGCCGGCCATGGCGCGCTGCACCCGGTCGTTGAAGGCGGCCTGTGCCGCCGGCCGCACCGCGATCGCGCCCACCGACCATGCGCGCATGTGGCGCAGCGCCTCGACCACGTATCCCGCCTGCGCCTCGGCCATCAGAACCACCGAGGTGTGGCCGAGCCCGGTGTTGGGGCCGAGCAGCAGGAACAGGTTGGGGAAGCCGGCCACCGTGGTCCCCCGGTGCGCCGCCATGCCGCCGGCCCACACCTCGGCGAGGCTGCGGCCGTCGCCGCCGCGTACCCGACCGGCGATCGGCACGTCGGTGACGTGGAACCCGGTGCCGAAGATGATGGTGTCGACGGCGCGCTCGCGCCCGTCGCGGGTGACGATCGAGTGCTCGCGCACCTCGGCGATGCCGTCGGTGACCACCTCGACGTTGTCCCGGGAGAGCGCCGGGAGGTAGTCGTCGGAGATGAGGATCCGCTTGCAGCCCGGCGCGTAGTCGGGGGTGAGCCGGGCGCGCAGCCGGGGGTCGGGGACCTGCCGCCGGAGGTGCATGCGGGCGACCGCCTCGACCACCGGCGCGAGCCGGGCGCGCACCAGCGGCAGCGCATAGAGCTCGCGTCCCCAGTAGATCGCGTTGCGCATCAGCCGCTGCGCCGCCGGCAGGCGCCGGTAGACGGCGCGCTCGGCGCCGGTGATCGGGCGCGCCGGGCGCGGCATGATCCACGGCGGGGTGCGCTGGAAGACGTGCAGGGCGCCGACCCGGGGCTGGATCCTGGGCACGAACTGGATCGCCGAGGCGCCGGTGCCGATCACCGCCACCCGCTCGCCGGCGAGGTCGTGCTCGTGGTCCCAGGTCGCGGAGTGGAAGGTCGTGCCCCGGAAGCGGTCGAGTCCGGGCAGGCGGGGGATCGACGGCTCGCTGAGCGGTCCCGCGGCGGTCACCAGCACCCGCGCCGAGAGCGGGCCCTGCGTGGTCTCGATCCGCCAGCGCTGGGTGCGCTCGTCCCACGCCGCATCCCGCATCTCGCAGTTCAGGTGGACGTGGGGGAGCACGCCCTGCTCCTCGGCGACGCCGCGCAGGTAGGCCTGGATCTCGGGCTGGGGCGAGAAGGTCGAGCTCCACTCCGGGTTGGGCGCGAAGGAGAACGAGTAGAGGTGGCTGGGCACGTCGCAGGCGCAGCCGGGGTAGGAGTTGTCGCGCCAGGTGCCGCCGACGTCGCCGCCGCGCTCGAGGACGACGAAGTCGCGGTTCCCCTCCTGGAGGAGGCGGACGGCCATCGCCAGGCCCGAGAAGCCGCCGCCCACGATGGCGACGTCGACCGCCGCGGGCAGCGGAGCCGCCTCGGCCGGGGCGGGGGAGTGCTCGACGGTGGTCATGGCCTGCGCGTCCTCCACGTTCATCCAGGTTACGCTGCTGTAGGTTACGCAAGCGTAGGCTACGGTGGTGTAACCTGTCAAGCCAGGGGAAGGCGCGTCAGCGCTCAGAGGAACGTCATGGCGATGCGGATGAGCGGCCCGGAGCGGCGGGAGCAGATCCTCGACGCGACCCGGTCGATCGTGGGCGGCCGCGGCTTCCACGCGGTCTCGATCGAGGCGGTGTCCCGGGCGGCGGGGATCACCCGGCCGATCGTGTACGAGCACTTCGAGAGCCTCGGCGGCCTGCTCAACGCCCTGGTCGTCCGCGAGAGCGCGCGGGCGCTGGCCCAGGTCTCGGCGGCGCTGCCCGCCACCCTCGGCGCTGGCGACCCCCGCGAGGAGCTGCTGGCGGCACTGCGCGGCTACCTCGACGCGGTGCGGTCCGACCCGATCACCTGGCGGCTGGTGCTGATGCCTCCCGAGGGCGCCCCGGAGCTGCTCCGCGAGCACATCGCCGCGGGCCGCGCGATGGTGGTCGCGCGGCTCGCCGAGGCGGTGCGCCCCGGGTTCGGGCCGGGGGGCGAGTCGCCCGATCCCGAGCTCACCGCCCGGATGATGTCCGCGCTCGCCGACGAGGGTGCGCGGCTGCTGCTCACCGACCCCGACCAGTACCCGGTCGAGCGCATTCTCGCGCAGACCGGCTGGATCCTCGACCAGCTCGGCGCGGGGTGACCGGCGCGTCCCCGGCTGGCATCATCGGGGGATGAGCGACCAGGAGACCCGCGTCTGCTACCTGTGCAAGAAGAGGACGCCGGCGGCGGACCGCCGCTGCGCGCACTGCGGCGCCATCCTCATCCGCCCCTCAGCAGGCGGTACCGGCGGATGAGGGCGTTCGTCGACGAGTCGTGAGAGAGCTCCGGCTCCGCCGGGCTCCGCAGCTCGTCGAGGATGCGCACCGCCAGCAGCTTGCCGAGCTCGACCCCCCACTGATCGAAGGAGTCGATCCCCCAGATGGCGCCCTGGGTGAAGACGCTGTGCTCGTAGAGGGCCACCAGCGCGCCGAGCAGCCGGGGGGTGAGGCGCTCGGCGAGCAGGACGTTGCTCGGCCGGTTCCCCTCCATGACCCGGTGCGGCACCACCCGCTCGTCTGACCCCTCGGCGCGCACCTCGTCCTCGGTCTTGCCGAACGCCAGCGCCTCGGCCTGGGCGAAGACGTTGGAGATGAGGATGTCGTGGTGCTCGCCGAGCGGGTTGAGGCTGCGCGCGAATCCGATGAGGTCGGCGGGGACCAGGGTCGTCCCCTGGTGGAGGAGCTGGTAGAAGCTGTGCTGTCCGTTGGTTCCCGGCTCGCCCCAGTACACGGCCCCGGTGTCGTAGTCGACGCGGTGGCCCTCGAGGGTGACGTGCTTCCCGTTCGACTCCATGGTGAGCTGCTGGAGGTAGGCGGGGAAGCGCTTCAGGTACTGGTCGTAGGGGAGCACCGCCGCCGTCTGGGCGCCGAAGAAGTCGCGGTACCACACCCCCAGCAGCGCCATCAGCACGGGCAGGTTCTCGCCGAGGGGCGCGGTGCGGAAGTGCTCGTCCATCTCGTGGAAGCCGGCCAGCATCTCGCGGAACCGGTCCGGACCGATCGCGATCATGGTGGACAGCCCGACCGCCGAATCCATCGAGTACCGGCCTCCGACCCAGTCCCAGAACCCGAACATGTTGGCGGTGTCGATGCCGAACGCCGCCACCCGCTCGGCGTTGGTCGACACCGCGACGAAGTGGCGTGCCACCGCGGATTCGTCGCCGAGGCGCTCGACGAGCCAGCGCCGCGCCGAGGTGGCGTTGGTCAGCGTCTCCAGGGTGCCGAAGGTCTTCGAGACGACGATGAAGAGGGTCTCCTCGGCGGCCAGGTCACGGGTCGCCTCGACCAGGTCGGTGGCGTCGACGTTGGAGACGAACCGGAAGTCGAGGTCCCGGTCGGAGTAGTGACGCAGCGCCTCGTAGGCCATCACCGGGCCGAGGTCGGAGCCGCCGATGCCGATGTTGACCACGGTGCGGATGCGGCGGCCGGTGTGCCCCGTCCAGCGGCCCGAGCGCACCGCGTCGGCGAGCTCGCTCATCCGGTCGAGGACCTGGTGCACCTCGGCGACCACGTCGACGCCGTCGACCACCAGGGTCCGGTCGCGGGGCATGCGGAGCGCGACGTGGAGCACGGCGCGGTCCTCGGACACGTTGATGTGCTCGCCGCGGAACAT
Above is a window of Candidatus Dormiibacterota bacterium DNA encoding:
- a CDS encoding Hsp20/alpha crystallin family protein, translated to VERTDDALIVRASVPGFDPDEVTVTVDQGVLTIEAQHQQEDEKREQNFVRRERFVGRMYRQIALPQEVKGDQTRAEFSNGVLTVTIPLEQKSEPRRIPVQPAGEAAASPAPASQEAAPAQG
- a CDS encoding YceI family protein encodes the protein MAQLATQSQASLPPAGTWAIDPSHSSIEFSVRHLMAARVRGHFTRFSGTVVVGETLEESSVAAEIDAASIDTRSPDRDAHLRSADFLDVEHHPTLTFRSTALRHAGGQEWRIDGELTIRGITRPVTLDATYHGSMRDPWGNERLGAHATTTIDRDEYGLTWNQPLETGGLLLGKKVEIEIDVEAVRS
- a CDS encoding GNAT family N-acetyltransferase; this encodes MRVRPIDPDDKDGLRATFHRLSPESRYRRFFAAMPQISDAMLAYFTEVDHHDHEALIALDGDQTVGVARYIRSAEDAEIAEVAVAVVDEWHGRGLGRVLLERLAWRARHEGVRRFSAVVMADNPRAIRVIRGLGDSESARDGPHLELRVELPARRGIGRDLNRLLRETAAGSLVFVGGAVRHAVASAQPRARADAVSRPSGGELRTILAGTDGSATAELAVRQAVTLASRFGSRLHLVSAHGLGGGAGPPEDLRSVPDSLSDLGWQVTTAHDAEATLARVAAPIRAAGVDVVTHARRGDPVQVLLAIAEEEVADLIVVGSRGVRGPRRLVVGSIAGSVVRLAPCGVYVVRTG
- the glnII gene encoding glutamine synthetase GlnII, whose translation is MTYKAEYIWIDGTQPTAQLRSKMKILPDGAQPGIWGFDGSSTNQAPGRASDCVLQPVCIVADPIRGGSNILVMCEVLLTDMTPHPTNTRALLREVVARYESQQPIFGIEQEYTLFKDGRPLGFPEGGFPAPQGPYYCSVGAGLSFGRRISEDHATACIEAGLAICGTNAEVMPGQWEFQIGPVAPLEVSDHLWLARWLLHRIAEDHGVVFSIDSKPMPGDWNGAGAHTNFSTLSMRETYDAVITACEALAANPLEHVRSYGHGIEERLTGQHETAPWNAFSYGVSDRGASVRIPWQVAGEGRGYIEDRRPNANMDPYVVTRLIVGTCCEALAAREMATAM
- a CDS encoding SRPBCC family protein produces the protein MTPTTETDVTTQVYRVYIRATPQAIWDAITKPEWTERYGYGGSSEFDLRPGGGYRWLTTAEMREMGAPEVGMDGEVVESDPPHRLVQTWRMLMEPGLAAEGFTRLTYEIREVRDGVTRLTVTHDLQGAPQMASLVAGAHEQQGAGGGWAWVLSGLKTLLETGESLPA
- a CDS encoding metalloregulator ArsR/SmtB family transcription factor; its protein translation is MTDDDRVFKALADPTRRFLLDLLFTRDGRTLTELESELEMTRFGVMKHLRLLEDAGLVVARRSGREKLHFLNPVPIRLIHDRWIDKYTEGRVSALVELKNELEKENA
- a CDS encoding NAD(P)/FAD-dependent oxidoreductase, yielding MNVEDAQAMTTVEHSPAPAEAAPLPAAVDVAIVGGGFSGLAMAVRLLQEGNRDFVVLERGGDVGGTWRDNSYPGCACDVPSHLYSFSFAPNPEWSSTFSPQPEIQAYLRGVAEEQGVLPHVHLNCEMRDAAWDERTQRWRIETTQGPLSARVLVTAAGPLSEPSIPRLPGLDRFRGTTFHSATWDHEHDLAGERVAVIGTGASAIQFVPRIQPRVGALHVFQRTPPWIMPRPARPITGAERAVYRRLPAAQRLMRNAIYWGRELYALPLVRARLAPVVEAVARMHLRRQVPDPRLRARLTPDYAPGCKRILISDDYLPALSRDNVEVVTDGIAEVREHSIVTRDGRERAVDTIIFGTGFHVTDVPIAGRVRGGDGRSLAEVWAGGMAAHRGTTVAGFPNLFLLLGPNTGLGHTSVVLMAEAQAGYVVEALRHMRAWSVGAIAVRPAAQAAFNDRVQRAMAGTVWTAGGCASWYLDGNGRNTTLWPDFSFRFRRLVRHFDAESYETLPAPPVIEAVPAAAVEVAA
- a CDS encoding TetR/AcrR family transcriptional regulator, with translation MAMRMSGPERREQILDATRSIVGGRGFHAVSIEAVSRAAGITRPIVYEHFESLGGLLNALVVRESARALAQVSAALPATLGAGDPREELLAALRGYLDAVRSDPITWRLVLMPPEGAPELLREHIAAGRAMVVARLAEAVRPGFGPGGESPDPELTARMMSALADEGARLLLTDPDQYPVERILAQTGWILDQLGAG
- the pgi gene encoding glucose-6-phosphate isomerase yields the protein MTLARLRERAAWRALERHHAEIEGRHLRDLFAADPGRGERLTADAAGIHLDYSKNRVTDESMRLLVALAEESGVPEHRDMMFRGEHINVSEDRAVLHVALRMPRDRTLVVDGVDVVAEVHQVLDRMSELADAVRSGRWTGHTGRRIRTVVNIGIGGSDLGPVMAYEALRHYSDRDLDFRFVSNVDATDLVEATRDLAAEETLFIVVSKTFGTLETLTNATSARRWLVERLGDESAVARHFVAVSTNAERVAAFGIDTANMFGFWDWVGGRYSMDSAVGLSTMIAIGPDRFREMLAGFHEMDEHFRTAPLGENLPVLMALLGVWYRDFFGAQTAAVLPYDQYLKRFPAYLQQLTMESNGKHVTLEGHRVDYDTGAVYWGEPGTNGQHSFYQLLHQGTTLVPADLIGFARSLNPLGEHHDILISNVFAQAEALAFGKTEDEVRAEGSDERVVPHRVMEGNRPSNVLLAERLTPRLLGALVALYEHSVFTQGAIWGIDSFDQWGVELGKLLAVRILDELRSPAEPELSHDSSTNALIRRYRLLRGG